The Saprospiraceae bacterium genome includes the window AAGCGGTCGTTTACCTTCACATAGACTCCTTTAATCTGCCCTTTAAGCGTTGGTACGGTTATAGAACTCTGTTTTAAGTTTCCTAGTTGCGGCTTTATGCTTGCTATACCATAACCAGGCTTTTGGGGTTGTATCCCCCATAAATAACGCGGAATGACATTGGCAGGTACTGCTCCCCAGGCATGGTTCCAATCGGCATTGGGCTTGTATTTCATATCCCATGCTTCTAAGGTGATAGTTGACCCCACCTTTATCATATTGTACCAACTGCGATCGTCCGTGGCCGTCATCAATTCTAGGGCATAATCAGCTTCATTGGCATTATAAAGTGCTTCCATCAGGTATTGGGAGCCATACACGCTACAAGCCATCCCCCTGGATTTGATGAAGGCTGCAACTGATTTAACCTGGTCGTCAGGTACAATGTTAAAAGCCAAGGCCATCATATTGGCGTGAAGGGAGGCGTGCGAGGTGCCTTCCCCATCTACATAAACACCTGCTTTAGGGTCAAATAATTTCTGGTTGATGGCTTGTTTAGCCTTTATGGCTGCTAAACGAAAGGCGACTTCCTCCTCCGGTTTGTGCAGGATTTTCGCAAAATCAGCCATGATCTCCATGTTTTTATAATACAGGCAATTGATAACGGTATTGATGGGCATAAAAACAAATCCATCTCGTTCTCCTTCTTCGGTGGCTAACTTCCAGCCGGTGTCCTTTTGTGCTGGCGGCCAATCAACGATGTCTTTTAATTCAATTTTGGGATCTTTAAAACCGAGTTTTTTCATGAAATCAGGGGTGGCCTTGGCAGAACTGATTAAGCCGTCCTCACGAGCCAACTCCATTAAGGTTTTATGTTTCAGCTCCTGATAATATTTTTCAATCAATTCAGTGTTTCCGGTGTACATATAATCTGCATGAAACATCAAAGCCACATGTTGCTGCCATTCGGTTGGCCAGGTAGGGTTTTCCATGAAATATTCAATCGTTTGCCGGGCCATGGCATATTCTCGATCCGTTGTATAATGGCTTAGCTGGTTGAGATAGGCATCTGCTTCATAAGGAATCCTTTCTCGGTCGCCGTCGACATACAGTCCTGCAAAGGAGGTGGCTTTTATCGAATATTTGCATAAGTCCCAGACCTGATTTAGGATATCATTAGAACTTTCAAAATGACTTTGATCGTTTTCCCAATAGCTATGGTAGGCCAATTGGGTGAAATCGGTTGCTGCAATCGGGCTTTTCACATTTTCTAGTTCAACGTATCGGAAAGGCATTAACACTGGGAAGGAATCTGGTAAGGCAATGGCCCCCACTTTTGTATTTCGTTCATCTGCTTTAATGGATAATTGGTATGTTTTCTTGCCTCGGGTGACAGGTACTTTTATTTTTTGGTAACGGATATGTCCTTGGGGAGATCGATTGATCTGGCCATCTACCAATTGCTCACCAATATGAACAATCAACGTATCTTTCTTTTGGGCATCGTATTGAAATGCCAGGGTGGCAAAAGCGTCTTTGCCAAAATCCATGAAATAAGTGGTTTTGCTATGTTGTTTAAAAGTGATCGGTTTAAGGTGGTCTATTTGAAAGCTATTCGGTGTCGTAATACCTCTATCGCCAGTTGTCCCCATCTTAAAGGATTGTACTGCTGAATAATTTAATAATCGATTATCCTGGTCCCAGATGCGTACTTTCCAAAAATAAGTTTGTCCATTGGCTAATTCCTTCCCTGCATGAACAATTTCTGAGGATTGGTTGCTCCGCACCTGGCCGCTATCCCAGATATCGCCGTTGTTATTATCGATATTTGTCTGGCTGGAGGCGACCAATACTTGATAAGCCGATTGGAATACTGCTCCCTCGGGGACACCCCAGCTATACTCGGGGGTATTATCCTTTAACAAAATGCCAGTGGGCTTTCGAATAAATTCGACAGCTAAATCATGTGGTGGGTTAGAGTAATGATCACGCTTCTCTTCGATCAGATCCTCACATTTCTGTCTAAGCTTCTTTAAGATCGCTTGGTATTCCTTGTTTTTTGCCAGGTTATTGATCTCCTTTGGGTCCTGTTGCAGGTTATACAATTCTTCACTGGCCTTATGGTTTACATATCTAAAGTATTTCCATTCTTTGGTACGAATCCCTTCACTGGGGGGAATATTGGCAAACTCCCAAAGATGTTCAATGAGCACGGTATCTCTATCCAGCTTCGTTTTTTCCTGATTGACAATGGGAAGCAGGCTTTTGCCTTGCCACTTTTCGGGGCGACTAACACCCGCCATATCAAGCATGGTGGCTGGTACATCCACATTCAATGCCATTTCTTCCACATCCTGGTGAGCCTTCCCTCTTGGGTCAAAGATGATTAGAGGCACCCTGATCGAATTGTCATACAATAACCATTTCCCCGCAAACTGTCGCTCCCCTAAGAAATAACCGTTGTCACCCATCAAAATGATGATGGTGTTTTTGTCTAATCCTTTTCGCGCAAGTTGTTCTCTGATCTTTTTGATCTCCAGGTCGATTCCGGCGATCATTCGATAGTACCCTTTGACACTATGCTGGTATTTTTCTGGTGTATCATAGCGCCAGGTCCATCGAAGCCTGTTGAATCCTGCTTTGACAAAATCGGGCTGCTCATTAAAATATTTATCTTCTCCCAAGTCCGGGCCTGGCATGGTAATTCCCTGCAGCAATGGGTCGGTTTCCATTTGCCAAAAATATTGGTCCTTAGCACCGTCGTGGGCATGCGGCGCACTGAAGCTCAACTGCAGGCAAAAGGGCCGGCTGGGATCCATTTTTTCTATGAAATCAAGCGCCTTTTGTCCCGTATAACGCGTTAGATGAACCGTATCCTTACCAAGGGTTTTATAATAATATCCTCTTCGATCTGGATATTGGTTATTGCGATCATAAGATTCATATTCATTAAACAATGCTGACAGGTCATTGTATATCACGCCATATTTTCCATAAAATCCTGTATAATAACCAGCCTCCTTTAAAAGCTTGGGATAAGCTTGGTCCATATATTCCTGCCGCACTTCTCCGGTTTGGAAATTAAAGCCATGCGTTCGCTCATACAGACCTGTAAAAATAGTGGCTCTACTGGCGGCACAAATGGGTGTAGTCACCATAGCGTTTTTAAAGTAAACGCCTGATTGGGCCAGCTTATCCATCTCGGGCGTATGGATCAAGGCATTGCCAGCATATCCCAGGGCGTCCCATCGCTGATCATCCGTTAGAATAAAAATAATATTGGGCTGCGTATTTGCCCCTTTTGATTGCCCCGAAGCTTGGGCTAATAATTGTCCATAAAAAGGTAAACTTATCAGGCCCAGGAAGAAAAACAGGCTGTGGTAATTGGCTTTTCTCATTTGTTTTGCTTTTAATACCCTCCAAACATAAGCAAAGTGTTTTTCATTTCTATTCTGCACTATGCTGTACTGAGGTGATTTTGCGGAATTAGGAAATTCTCAAATTTAAACAGGAAGGTTTATCTTTGGCTCATCTTATCCACAAAAATCGATTTCCATATGCCCGAATTACCCGAAGTCAATACCTTTCAGCAATACTTTGATCAAACCACTTTACATCAACGCATTGAAGAGGTGTTGGTACATGATGATAAGATCATTCAGCAAATGAGCGGGGAAGCCTTTATTGATAAACTTACCCATCGCACCTTTACAGGGTCTTATCGGCGGGGCAAATACCTATTTGGAAAGATAGACAATGGTCATCATTTGTTGCTGCATTTTGGGATGACTGGTGACCTAAAGTATTATTCAGAGGAGGAAGATCGCCCTCGTCACGAGCGATTCGCCTTCCGCTTCGCTAATGGCTATTTTTTGGGTTTCGATTGTCCTCGAAAATTTGCCAAAATTCAATACATCGAAGATTTGGATACTTATTTAGTGGCCATTGGTTTGGGAGAAGATGCCCAGCGGATTAGCGAGGCGGATTTCCTCCAAAAAATGGAGGGGAAAAAAAGTTCTATTAAAGGATTCCTACTCAATCAATCTCAACTGGCGGGGATAGG containing:
- a CDS encoding family 78 glycoside hydrolase catalytic domain; this translates as MRKANYHSLFFFLGLISLPFYGQLLAQASGQSKGANTQPNIIFILTDDQRWDALGYAGNALIHTPEMDKLAQSGVYFKNAMVTTPICAASRATIFTGLYERTHGFNFQTGEVRQEYMDQAYPKLLKEAGYYTGFYGKYGVIYNDLSALFNEYESYDRNNQYPDRRGYYYKTLGKDTVHLTRYTGQKALDFIEKMDPSRPFCLQLSFSAPHAHDGAKDQYFWQMETDPLLQGITMPGPDLGEDKYFNEQPDFVKAGFNRLRWTWRYDTPEKYQHSVKGYYRMIAGIDLEIKKIREQLARKGLDKNTIIILMGDNGYFLGERQFAGKWLLYDNSIRVPLIIFDPRGKAHQDVEEMALNVDVPATMLDMAGVSRPEKWQGKSLLPIVNQEKTKLDRDTVLIEHLWEFANIPPSEGIRTKEWKYFRYVNHKASEELYNLQQDPKEINNLAKNKEYQAILKKLRQKCEDLIEEKRDHYSNPPHDLAVEFIRKPTGILLKDNTPEYSWGVPEGAVFQSAYQVLVASSQTNIDNNNGDIWDSGQVRSNQSSEIVHAGKELANGQTYFWKVRIWDQDNRLLNYSAVQSFKMGTTGDRGITTPNSFQIDHLKPITFKQHSKTTYFMDFGKDAFATLAFQYDAQKKDTLIVHIGEQLVDGQINRSPQGHIRYQKIKVPVTRGKKTYQLSIKADERNTKVGAIALPDSFPVLMPFRYVELENVKSPIAATDFTQLAYHSYWENDQSHFESSNDILNQVWDLCKYSIKATSFAGLYVDGDRERIPYEADAYLNQLSHYTTDREYAMARQTIEYFMENPTWPTEWQQHVALMFHADYMYTGNTELIEKYYQELKHKTLMELAREDGLISSAKATPDFMKKLGFKDPKIELKDIVDWPPAQKDTGWKLATEEGERDGFVFMPINTVINCLYYKNMEIMADFAKILHKPEEEVAFRLAAIKAKQAINQKLFDPKAGVYVDGEGTSHASLHANMMALAFNIVPDDQVKSVAAFIKSRGMACSVYGSQYLMEALYNANEADYALELMTATDDRSWYNMIKVGSTITLEAWDMKYKPNADWNHAWGAVPANVIPRYLWGIQPQKPGYGIASIKPQLGNLKQSSITVPTLKGQIKGVYVKVNDRLQRYTIELPANMVAEFEVETSPDDVITLNGKKTSTTFGTIRLNPGINIVELKINSF
- a CDS encoding DNA-formamidopyrimidine glycosylase family protein codes for the protein MPELPEVNTFQQYFDQTTLHQRIEEVLVHDDKIIQQMSGEAFIDKLTHRTFTGSYRRGKYLFGKIDNGHHLLLHFGMTGDLKYYSEEEDRPRHERFAFRFANGYFLGFDCPRKFAKIQYIEDLDTYLVAIGLGEDAQRISEADFLQKMEGKKSSIKGFLLNQSQLAGIGNLYADEICFQTQVHPASIVDHIDLAKRIEIYRKMQEVLQFAIAQKVHYKAYPENWFWEWRKEGATAPHGRGLVESSKIAGRTTYFCSDWQQKY